The window GTGGGCTTTCAGCGTCCTTACGGCCTGAAGAAGCTGTTGAAGGTTTTCGTTGACTGTGTTACCCGAGGTGTTTTCGTGGATGCATTGAAATACGAAAGCGTTTGATCCTGCGACGTGTCTTGTCAAGCGCGGACATGTTTCCATGTCCTGAAATATCATTGTAAGTGGCGCTTCCTGCGTTCCTATCAAGGGAATGTCTTTCAGGTCACTGCCGTTTATTCTGAGCATTTCTTCGTATTGCTTTTTGACATCGGCCGCCAGAGAAATTCCCGAATTGCATGCGACGAAAAGAAGCCATCCGTTAGGGCCGAGAAGAAGGCGGCTTTTTGTCTTTTCGAATCTTTCAGGGGCAATGAAATTTTGGCTGAACTTGTCCATGTTTATCATGATTTTACCTCCGAATTATTAACCGTTCCCAGCTAACTTCGTGTATGATCTGTAAAAATCGAGCTTGTAGCCGTGAGAAGAAACAATTTTCCTGTAAGGAATGAACAAATATGCGTTTGCCAGAGCTCTTCCCAAAACTACCGCCGCCGCCGCCGAGTAAATACCTATTGGATTGAAAAGTTTTTGCGACAAAGTCATAATAAGCCCTATAAAAATGACCTCCAGAACAGTTGCGACAGTGATCGGGTATGTAAGCCTGGAATTGACGAGAACTGATCTTTGCCACGCCAGGAGAGTCGTCAGAGCCGGCATAAAAGATAGAATTGAAAACGGGACTATGGTGATTAGAAGAAGTTCGTCTGTGAGAAAGGACACATGTTTAAACCATAGAATTACGAGAGGAGTTACAGATATGATAGCGGGGATTACACTTGTAATCAGACCGAGTTTGAAAGCAAAATTTCTCAGAGGTATGAAGTTTTCGTATTTTTTACCTAAAAGAGCGAGACCAGCTTCCTGAAAAGAGAGTCCGAAACTTCTGAAAATAAAAATAAATCCGTTTATGACAGGTAAAACGGCGAGAGATTCGATGGTCATTCTCGATTTGGCCATGAAAAAAGTGAGAAGAGGATTAATGCCGAGGATGAGATAGGAAGTCAGTGCGAGAGGATAGTAAAATGATAATATCTCTCTAAAAGAAAGATATTTTCCGTCCGATTCGATAGATGTCACGCTCTTGACTGCTTTTATGCTCATTATGCGGGTGGCAATAGATTCCAGAATCACTCCGGCTGAAAGAGAAGCCGCGCCGACGCACGCGCCCGGAATTTCGGAAAAAAGAAACAAAAGAAATCCGGTAATAGACATAGTTGAAAGCCTTACAAAAGTTCCCGCCGCAACTTTTTTAGTCTGGCCTGATCGAATCAGAATACCCTGATAAAACCTTCTGTATCCTATCGCACCCGCCCAAGGGATCATGATTATTGAAGAAGCGTGAGCCAGGGAAGCTATTTCGTCGTTGAGGTTGAGGACTTTCCGGGAGATAAAACTAAAAACCGGAGGCAGATTTAAAATGACATGAAGCAATGTCACGGATATTATCAGAGTAACAATAAAATTTCTCAGTTTTAAATATTTATTTCTGTCGCTGACAAGAGCAACAGAAGCCGAAAGAATCATAACTACAGGAGCTTCGACGAGCATGGCTATTGCGAAAGCCACTCCGTAAGCGGCCAGGTTGAATTTTGCGTCATGAATTCTTCCTATTATGGCGGTTATGAAAGGTGCTTCAGCCGCCATCATCAGCCAGGTGAAAGAAAGAGGGATCCAGAAAACGATAATTTCTTTTGTAGTAATGCCGTTGCTTACGGAGTCTTTTGACATGATAAAGATTAAAATGGCTGGGTCGAACGTTGTCAAATCTATTTTTCATGTTATATTTAGACAAAAAGGAGAAAAAATTGTCAGTGAAAATTTATACTACCCCTTCATGTTCCTACTGCAATTCGGTCAAGACATATCTCAGGCAGAAAGGAATATCTTTCAGTGAAGTAGACGTCTCAAAAAATCAGGCGGCGGCAGATGAAATGGTAAGAAAGAGCAATCAGCAGGGAGTGCCGGTCATAGAAGCCAATGGTAAAATCATAGTTGGATTCAACAAGCCTGCTCTGGACAAAGCTCTGAATTTAACATAACACTGTCCATTATTTCAGTATACAGTTCATAGACCCATCTGAAGGACTTTTTTCTACGGCTTTTATGCCCTTGGACACTTCGTGGTCTTCTTCGACGTGAGGGAATTTTGCCCTGACGAAATCGAAGATTTGTGTGGTTCCCTTCCCGAGTTTTTCCCTCTTGTTCTCAAGGTCGACAGCCCTTGCAGCCGTCAGCAGTTCTATGGCTATGATGCTTGAGACAAAACCTTCTGATTCCAGACACTTGAGAGCTGAGTTCGATCCGAAACTGACGTGATCCTCTCTTCCCGCCGAAGTCGGCAGTGAATCCGAAGAGCACGGATTTGCCCTGTTTTTTACGAGGTTGAGAAGTGAAGCTGCAGTGAGGTGTGCGATCATATATCCGGACTCGACTCCCGGTTTTGACGCCAAAAAAGGAGGCAGACCGCTTCTCTTGTCGTCGAGCAGGAGGTCGGTCCTTCTCTCTGAAATGCCTGCGATGTTGGAAAGAGCTATTGCGAGCGAGTCCATGGCAAAAGCTATGGGCTGGCCGTGGAAATTGCCGCCTGAAAGGATTTCATTTTGGTCGGGAAATACGAGCGGGTTGTCTGTTACGGAGTTTATTTCAATTTCGAGCGTCTTTTTAACCTGAGCAAGTGAGTCTTTGAGGACGCCGTGGACTTGCGGTATACATCTGAGGGAATAGGGGTCCTGAACCCGCGGGTGTGAAGAGGAATGGATGTTTTTGCTCCCAGCGCATAGATGTCTGATGTTTTCCGCCGTTTTTATCTGTCCCTCGTAGGGTCTGAGTTCGTGGATTTTTGCGTCGAACGCTTCCGGTCTTCCGTCGAAAGCTTCGAGAGTCAGCGCTCCCGCCATGTCTCCGGAAATTGAAATATTTTTAGCTTTTTCGTACGCGAGGATTCCGACCGCAGTCATGAACTGGGTCCCGTTCAAGAGCGCGAGACCTTCCTTTGCCTTGAGGACGAGAGGTTTCAGACCGCTTTTTTCGAAGAAGGACTGCGCCTCCATTCTTTCTCCCTTGAAGTAGACAAAACCCCTTCCTATTAGTCCGAGTGTAAGATGCGCAAGAGGGGCGAGATCACCGGATGCGCCGACTGAACCGAGGGACGGGACTTCAGGGTATGCACCCGTGTTCAAAAAATCTTTTATAAGTATTAATATTTCTGGTCTGACTCCGGAATGCCCTTTGGCAAGGACGCAGGCCCTGAGGAACATCATTGCGCGGACGGCTTCTTCCGGTAAAACAGGTCCAGTTCCGCAACTGTGAGAGAGGACCAGATTCAGCTGAAGCCTGTCTATGAGATCGGGAGGTATCTTTTTTTCGGCCAGCGATCCGAATCCCGTGTTGACTCCGTAGACGGAAGTATTCCCGGAAGCTGCTTTTTCAACTGCGGCTCTCGCTTTTTTAACTTTTTCCATAGCGCTTTCGGTTACCGAAACCTCTGCTTTTTCGACGGCGACTGAGATTACGTCTTCTATTGATATGTCTTTTTCGGATAACATAACTTTTTTCACAATTTCCTCCATTCGGATGTAGTGACAAGTATATGAGAAATTTATTTTAGCAAATTATTGAGCTAATGGAATTATCTTATTATGTTTTTATAAAACAATTAATGAACACTGAAAGAAGAAACAGAATAAAATGCGCACGAAGATCGAAATAAATCTCGATATCACGAAGAGTCAAATCATGTCGATTTGCCCTGCGCGAAGGTGAAGAATAAGAGAAATAATATTTTTCTTTTAAAATTTGTATCTCAAATTTTATAACTTCGTGGTAGAAATTTTCTTTTTTATTTGATTTTTTCTTCAGCAGGTCAGATGTATAGCCGCGGCGGTTTTATATAGCACGCTTGTTTCGTTGAATTTTGCGACGGCTGACTTTGAGTCCAGCACGTGAAGCATACAGCCCGTGGCGTTGAAGAATTCTGCGAGATTTTTGTCAACTTTCATCATGCCGAAACATCCGGTGCCAACGACCAGACATTCCGGTTTAAAATCCACTATATCCCCGGCGTCGGCCAGAGAAAACATATGACCTTCCGATCTTATCCAAGGGCTTAAAACGGCGTCTCCGAGAATGACGACGTCTTTTCTGTACTTTTTTGAATCTATTGTGATTTCTCCGAAAACATATTTTTCTATCAATTTCTTTTTCCCAGATAAAAAGAATAAAAACCTTCGGCTAAAAGAAGAAAAATAAGTATATACGTCAAAAAAGGACTCATGTCGAAAAGAGCGCTTTTTTTTACAAGAGAAGTCATTTCATCGAGAGAGCACGATTTCGACGAGGCGAAATCATCATTTAAATAATCGGACGCCCGTTCTTCGTCCGGAACGAAAGGGGAGATCGAATGGCTTTCCCCGGATCCAAGCGCGAGATTCAGCAACAAAACGGGAAAGTTTTTCAGCGAGAAAATTGTCGAGTTTTCCGGACTGAATGCGAATACGAAATTATTTCCGCATTTTATCAGGGCCGGATTGCCGTCTTCAAATCTGTTTATGACTGAATGAGAATTTGCTAAGTCTTTCGGAGGGGTCAGCAAGACTTTATACAAAACTGTCGTACCGAGAAAACCTGTTAAACCCTGACGGATCACCGCAGGTTTATCCGGCAAAGGGGACGATGATACCCCGGTAAGAACCTCGACGTAATTTCCCAGTTTTGATGCGTCGTCGAGAAAAACGAAGACTTTGACTTCACCTGAGCCGGGAAGCGTAAAATCAAGAAACTCAGATTCGTCTATGAAGGCGATGGAAGCGCTTTCGGGAAAAAAAGTTTTGACGGCTTTTCCTTCGGGGAATACTGAAAAAATTCTTCTGAATATCTCTTCATTGTTAGAAAATATTTTTATTTGGTTTTTTGAATGCAAAATTACAAATAAACTGTCGGCCGTTGAGGAAATTAAAACCGTATCGGATGATGAGCTGACAAACAAAGGCAGGAAAATACCGTCTTCGGCTTCTACAACGGTGTCGGTTTTCTGGGAATGAACCCCGGCGTAAAACCCAGGGTTTGTCGAGAGAAATATGTAAGCGGTGTCATCGCTGAGAAACCATTCGGGAAGAATTACGGATTTCACGGCAAAAACGTATTGGGAGTCGGGAAATGTTACGGCGTCAAAATCCTCGCAAAGCGATTCCATGCCCCTCCATGAAATTTTCTGTCTGTCTGTAATCAGCAGTGGTTCACCGCACCCCATTTCACGGCACAGTAGAAGCGAAAAAGGTATATCGGCTGAACCGTCTATTTCGCGTGGACAAAACACTGATCTGTCAAAAGCGTCTTCATCAATAAAATCGGTCTGTCCTTTACCCGTGACGCAGACCCCTGATACGTAATCGAGAAGTCCTGAAAATTCTTTTTCGTATATTCCGCTTCTTGTGACGCTTTCAGATATGTCCGCAACGACAGCGACCTGGGAAATCGTCCTGCTGAAAGGAAATTTTATTTTTGTCGCCGGCCGGGAAAAAGCCGCTGCCGTGCAAAAAATAACAAGTATTCTCAAAATGAGCTGAATCAGTTCTCTCAAACGGAATTTTTTCTTAAGCGGGACACCCGAGTCCTTTATGAGGCAGGCGGCTGGAAAGAGAATCTCTTTTTTACCGAATTTTCTCATCAGATGAAAAATGACTGGGAATACAGCGGCTGAGGATATCAGCAAATAGAGAGGGTTTATTAACATTTTTCTGAAATTAAAACGGTGTAAAAACCTTTTTCTACTGACGACACGTTCTTGAAAATATGCTTCATCCTCTGAGCATACCCGGCCGTTCTGTGGACGACAAAAGCCGCGGTTCCGCCTTTTTTGAGAGATAAAAACGCCTGACCGAGTATGAAATCGGCAGCGTTGCCTCCGAAATGAGTGGGCGGATTCGAAAGAAAATAATCTGCACTGGCGTAAAGTCTTTCCGGGACTCTGTCATCGAATATGACTTCACAGTTGCCGGCCGAATTGATACCTGCATTTTTCCAACTGCATTTGACAGCGATAAGATTATTTTCAATCAAAAAACACTTTTCGGATGTTTTGGAGAGGCAAATTCCGATTGGTCCGTATCCGCATCCGAAGTCGATCACTGAAGAATATTTTATCGGCGAAACATTTTCAATTAGGTGTTTGGTTCCTTCGTCAATTTTCTTTCTCGAAAAAACGCCCGGAACGGTTTTAAAGACGTTTTGACCGAAATTGATTTTTCTTGAAAAATCTCCGGGAGTGAAGTTTTTTTTGTGACAGCACCTGAGGGTCCTGTATCCTCCTGAAATCCCGAGAACTTCGACCTCTTCGAAAAGGTTTTTCAGATATTTTTGATACCATTTTGCGCCGAAATCTCTTCGGCATATAAAAAAAAGTTTTCCGTTTTCTTTCAGGAAAGAAAGAGAGTTCTCGAACATCGAAATTGTCAGTTCTCTTCCGCCGTGAGGGTCAGGATTTACGATGACGGCGTCTGATTTTTCAGAAAGCTTAAATCCGTCTGACAGGACAGGCGTGACGTTATTCAGACAATTGGCCGAAATGTTATCTTTGAGAGTTCTGTAAGCTGTCAGATTCCATTCAACAGAAACAACTTTATCACAAAATTTAGAAAGAGGAAGCGACACAAAACCAGGTCCCGAGGCGTAGTCTGTAACTTTACCCAATTCTTTTTCTTTTTCAAGTTCAGAAAGGATGTACTGGGCCGATTTGGGAGGCTGAGAACAGCCTGCAAATCCAGTCACCGGAATGACGTTTATTCCGTATCTTTCGAATTTGACAGGAGTTAACGGCTTCAAGACTCTGCCTTCGATTTCACCAAAGTCAGGTAGAGGTCGAGTTTTTCCGGACAATGTTTTTTTAGCGCCTTTATGTGCTTCCGGATGACGTCTTCGGATTTTCTCGCTAGTGGTCCGGTCTCCGCTTTTTCAGTTCCCATCTTTTCTATGTTGCTGATTATGTCGGCTGAAAAAAAAGTGCA is drawn from candidate division WOR-3 bacterium and contains these coding sequences:
- the hutH gene encoding histidine ammonia-lyase, which produces MKKVMLSEKDISIEDVISVAVEKAEVSVTESAMEKVKKARAAVEKAASGNTSVYGVNTGFGSLAEKKIPPDLIDRLQLNLVLSHSCGTGPVLPEEAVRAMMFLRACVLAKGHSGVRPEILILIKDFLNTGAYPEVPSLGSVGASGDLAPLAHLTLGLIGRGFVYFKGERMEAQSFFEKSGLKPLVLKAKEGLALLNGTQFMTAVGILAYEKAKNISISGDMAGALTLEAFDGRPEAFDAKIHELRPYEGQIKTAENIRHLCAGSKNIHSSSHPRVQDPYSLRCIPQVHGVLKDSLAQVKKTLEIEINSVTDNPLVFPDQNEILSGGNFHGQPIAFAMDSLAIALSNIAGISERRTDLLLDDKRSGLPPFLASKPGVESGYMIAHLTAASLLNLVKNRANPCSSDSLPTSAGREDHVSFGSNSALKCLESEGFVSSIIAIELLTAARAVDLENKREKLGKGTTQIFDFVRAKFPHVEEDHEVSKGIKAVEKSPSDGSMNCILK
- a CDS encoding glutathione S-transferase N-terminal domain-containing protein, with product MLYLDKKEKKLSVKIYTTPSCSYCNSVKTYLRQKGISFSEVDVSKNQAAADEMVRKSNQQGVPVIEANGKIIVGFNKPALDKALNLT
- a CDS encoding methyltransferase, whose amino-acid sequence is MKPLTPVKFERYGINVIPVTGFAGCSQPPKSAQYILSELEKEKELGKVTDYASGPGFVSLPLSKFCDKVVSVEWNLTAYRTLKDNISANCLNNVTPVLSDGFKLSEKSDAVIVNPDPHGGRELTISMFENSLSFLKENGKLFFICRRDFGAKWYQKYLKNLFEEVEVLGISGGYRTLRCCHKKNFTPGDFSRKINFGQNVFKTVPGVFSRKKIDEGTKHLIENVSPIKYSSVIDFGCGYGPIGICLSKTSEKCFLIENNLIAVKCSWKNAGINSAGNCEVIFDDRVPERLYASADYFLSNPPTHFGGNAADFILGQAFLSLKKGGTAAFVVHRTAGYAQRMKHIFKNVSSVEKGFYTVLISEKC
- a CDS encoding BatA domain-containing protein; translated protein: MLINPLYLLISSAAVFPVIFHLMRKFGKKEILFPAACLIKDSGVPLKKKFRLRELIQLILRILVIFCTAAAFSRPATKIKFPFSRTISQVAVVADISESVTRSGIYEKEFSGLLDYVSGVCVTGKGQTDFIDEDAFDRSVFCPREIDGSADIPFSLLLCREMGCGEPLLITDRQKISWRGMESLCEDFDAVTFPDSQYVFAVKSVILPEWFLSDDTAYIFLSTNPGFYAGVHSQKTDTVVEAEDGIFLPLFVSSSSDTVLISSTADSLFVILHSKNQIKIFSNNEEIFRRIFSVFPEGKAVKTFFPESASIAFIDESEFLDFTLPGSGEVKVFVFLDDASKLGNYVEVLTGVSSSPLPDKPAVIRQGLTGFLGTTVLYKVLLTPPKDLANSHSVINRFEDGNPALIKCGNNFVFAFSPENSTIFSLKNFPVLLLNLALGSGESHSISPFVPDEERASDYLNDDFASSKSCSLDEMTSLVKKSALFDMSPFLTYILIFLLLAEGFYSFYLGKRN